One region of Astyanax mexicanus isolate ESR-SI-001 chromosome 15, AstMex3_surface, whole genome shotgun sequence genomic DNA includes:
- the LOC103041876 gene encoding epithelial cell adhesion molecule, with protein MTSFGNLLIFLFFFVERSLACSCGFLSWATCDESSCQCYISIGEGQRQIINCTAEIPKCFLMKAEMYRLHHSLFQQNKPIESALSAGNELYDPECDSSGLFKARQCNNSDVCWCVDSAGVCISDKSDKNLKCEELVEMSSGHDQIKLRKIGKALDPSGLQSVIASAIQDQAQVSKIKVKYDIDARLITLDLKNDIGDHTQDLSGLGYYLEKDVDEVIEGTGEKLEMENIVVYYEEEEEEEAPADDVKRLTFGILTVTVVAILAAAVGLIILFLIRKQQRGKYEKAQTSEMEDV; from the exons ATGACTTCGTTTGGAAACCTGTtgatttttctgttcttttttgtgGAAAGATCACTTGCTT gttcctGTGGCTTTTTAAGCTGGGCAACATGCGATGAATCTTCATGCCAGTGTTATATCAGTATTGGTGAAGGGCAGAGGCAAATCATTAATTGTACTGCAG AGATTCCAAAATGCTTTCTGATGAAGGCAGAGATGTACCGCCTTCaccattctttattccagcagaACAAACCCATAGAATCAGCTCTGTCTGCTGGGAATGAGCTTTATGATCCAGAATGTGACTCCAGTGGACTCTTCaaggccaggcagtgtaataacAGTGATGTGTGCTGGTGTGTCGACAGTGCAGGAGTGTGCATCTCTGACAAGAGTGATAAAAACCTGAAGTGTGAGGAACTGGTGGAGATGAG ctCAGGACATGACCAGATAAAGCTCAGGAAGATCGGTAAAGCCCTGGATCCCTCCGGGCTGCAGAG TGTTATAGCCAGTGCCATTCAGGACCAAGCACAGGTCAGCAAAATCAAGGTTAAG TATGATATTGATGCTCGACTCATCACTCTGGATTTGAAGAATGATATTGGAGATCATACACAGGACCTGTCTGGATTGGGCTATTACCTGGAGAAAGAT GTTGATGAAGTGATTGAGGGAACAGGTGAAAAGCTGGAGATGGAGAACATTGTGGTTTATtatgaggaagaagaggaggaggaagcacCTGCTGACGATGTAAAGAGGCTCACGTTTGGAATCCTCACAGTCACTGTCGTAGCCATACTAGCAGCTGCTGTCGGGCTTATTATTCTG TTCCTGATCAGAAAACAACAGCGAGGCAAATATGAAAAGGCTCAG acaAGTGAAATGGAGGACGTTTAG